The genomic region AGAATCGTATGGTTGCTCGCACTTATGGTCAACGGCATGATCACCGGTTCTATTCTCGGCCGGTTTGAAGATGCGTTCGTTGCATTGCCCATACTCGTAACATTTATCCCCATGCTTACAGACACCGGAGGCAATGCCGGCAGCCAATCCAGTACGCTGATCATCCGCGGACTGGCAACCCAAGAGCTGGAACCAAAAGATTGGTTGGCAATCGTATGGAAAGAACTGAGAGTAAGCATCGTCGTAGGACTGATTCTTTCTTCTGTAAATTTTCTACGGATTATTCTCACCTACAAATCAGTAAATATCTTGGTAGCTCTGACAGTTTCCTTTGCCATGGTCTGTACGGTGATGCTTGCAAAGCTCATAGGTTGCATGCTTCCTCTCATTGCACAGAAAATCCACACGGACCCGGCCATCATGGCTGCGCCACTTATTACGACAATCGTCGATGCCATGAGCCTCATCATTTATTTTTCCATAGCAAAGACATTACTGCATATATAGTGGACATTGGCAGAAGTATATGTAGCCCAAGTGTTATTGCAACAACGATGACAAACAACAGGAACTTTTCCTAGTCGAACATATATACTCCTCTTGTCCTCAATGATATGACTGGGAATTCCTTACAAAGGAATTCCCAGCCTCCTACGGCAAATGATGCCACTTATTCAACCATAAATGAAATAGCAAACCAAAGGAATGCAAAGGACATACAATCCAGGATGTATTTCCCTGAATTTACCAGTAGCCACTTTGATCAGCACATGGGCAAGAATACCTGATGCAATACCGACAGCAATATTTGCTGTATAAGCTCCGAAAATAATCATGATGAAAGGACCAAATGCATTGGAGAAATCAGAGAAATCAATCTGAGAGAATCCACTGATCATCAGGAATCCGACAAAGATAAGTGCAGGTCCCGTAGCAGCATCAGGAATAATAACGAACAGAGGAGCAGCAAAAATCGTGACAAGGAACAACAATCCGGTAACCAAGGCTGTCAATCCGGTACGGCCCCCAGCTTCGACTCCTGAAGAAGATTCAACATAAGTCGTAATCGTCGTACAGCCGGTCATAGCACCTACGCAGGTACCGATGGCATCGACAAGAAACGGTTTCTGAATATCAGGAAGATCCCCGTTCTCATTCAGCATCCCTGCTTTTCCAGCAACACCAAGCACGGTTCCCAACGTCGAAAAGAAATCTCCGAAAAACGCTATGAAAACCCACACGGCTGTCCCTGCGGTAAAGAAATTCTTCCAATCAAAATTGAAACAGACATTACTCAGATCTGCAGCACTGGGAATTGCAAACGGATGTTCCGGCAAAACGGTAATGCCAAGTGGAATACCGGCAATAGTAACCACTAAAATTCCCAGAAGGATGGCACCCTTGACCTTATAGGCAGTCAGAATGGAAATGACGGCAAGGCCACCTATGGCCAACAAGACCTTGGGGTCAGAAAAATTACCCATGGAAATACCATTGGTAAAATTGGCGATACCAGTATCCTTGAAACCCAAATAGGCAATAAAAAACCCGATGGATGCTGAAATTGCCACTTTGATATTCCTTGGTATCATCCGGACTATCAGGTCTCTGATACCAAATACAGTCAAAAGGACAAATATGATACCTGAAACGAGCGTAATGGACATAATCGTCCCAAATGACATATCTCCGGACTGGAGCAAGGCTCCCAACAGAAAATTCGAGCCCATACCTGTAGAAAGTGCAAAGGGCAAATTGGCATACAATGCCATAAACAATGTAATAAGCCCGCTTATCAATGCACACATAATGAGAATTGCAGATTTACTGATGATAAATCCATTGACATCGACAAGTGAACTTGCCGGGCCGAACCCTACGATGGCGCTTGGCTGTACTGCCAAAACATACGCCATAGTCATGAAAGTCGTCAGCCCAGCAATGACCTCCGTCCTTACATCCGTGTTATGCTTCTTCAACTCAAAGAAATCCGTTTTCATACCCATCCTCCGAAACTTAAAAAATTAGCAAAACTGAGAAATAATTCTCTGTGACAAACCATCCACAAGCCCTTTGTCAGTAATGACAGCACCAGGAACAGCAGCAAGCGAGATTATGGCAGCTGCAAGCAAGGAAAGTTTCTTGTTGCATATTGCATCAAGTGCTTGCTGTTCCTTTTCTATCAACAAAGCAATTTCCCTGCATGGTTTGAAAGACATCAAGCCTGCTACAGGCAAAGGTAAAAGAGCTATATTATGATTTGCATCGACGACACAAATGCCACCTCCACATTTTTCAAGTTCTTTTGCGGCGACATAGGCACATTCAGGATCCCGGTACACAACAGTCAGATTATGGCAATCATGGGAAATCGTACTGGCAAACGCACCTTCCGTAATACCAAAATCCCGAAAAACAGCAATGGTTTTGCCACCGGTTCCATACCGGTTTATGACAGAGACAAACTGGAAATCAGGATAATCAGAAATATTCACACATCTGTCTTTCAAAGGAAGGACTGTTTCCTCAAACTGACGTATGCCATTTCGTTCTCCCCTGGCTACTATCAGCAAAGAAACAAAATCATCATTGCATTTTTCCTCTGGCACCCTAAGAAGGAAATCCTGGGATGACTGTATCTGGGGAATATTGACAGTATTAGGAAAAGCCTGCCCCGTTGCCTGTACATCGGAACCTAGGTATACTCCATTCTTTGCAGCCAGCTTGCCAGAAACAAATACGGCAAACGGCATATTGCCATCCAATTGTCTTACCAACTGCATATCTGCTATATAACCAGGCGCAATTGCTCCCAAATCATTGAATTGGTATTCCCTTGCAGCATTGAGCGTAGCGAACTTGATTACTTCCTTTGGGTCCATCCCTGCCTGAATTGCTTTTCTGACTACCCTGTTGACATGTCCGCTTGTCAGCAAGTCCTTTGCATGGACATCATCAGTACAGATGGAAACAAAATCATTCCAACTGTCATGCTTCAGGCCCCCTATCAGATCCGTCAAGTCATCTACCAAAGAACTGGCTCTAAGATTCACATGCATGCCGTTACGAAGTTTCTCACTGACTTCTGCTGCACTCCGGCTTTCATGATCGCTTACAGGGCCGCCCTGTAAATATGCAGCCAATTCCCGACCTGACACACCAGGTGCATGTCCCTGTAGGAATACGCCGCGCTTGATACCTTCATCTATAATGGCATGCATACGAGAACTGTCATTGCAGACACCTACGAAATCCATCAGTTCCGCAATTCCTATTATGCCATCCGTATCCAGTAATTCTGCAATTTCATCAGCACCAAAACAAGCACCGGAACTCTCCAAATCAGGCACAGAAGGAACACAGGAAGGAGCCAGGATATATTGGCGAAGCAGAGATTTTTTTGCATTTTCCAACATGAATCTTACGCCTTCTTTACCCATGACATTCCCGATTTCATGTGGATCTGTACAGACTGTAGTTGTTCCCCAGGGAACGATGGCCCTGCTTAAATTTTCAGGAATCATCATTGTGCTTTCCACATGCATGTGGGTATCGATGAATCCTGGGATAAGGTAACAACCTTCTCCATCAAAAAAGACATCAGAAGGCATGCCGTTTTTCACAGGAGTTTCCCTGACACAAACGACAATCCCGTCCAATACATCAACTTCTGCAGGATAAATTTCTCCCGTAAACACATTGAAAAATTTAATATTACCGATTGTAAGATCACATTTTTCCTTTCCTAGCGCAGCTTTGATAAGTCGAGTTCGATTCTTTTTGTATATCTGTCTCATCTTTTTTCCCTTTTTCTGAAACAAAAAATTAAAAAGCACGAAAATATGTATATAAATACACATCTTCGTGCTTTTATGTAAAAGTGTACCCAAAGATTTTCATTCATGTCAATGTTAAACAGATTTTCAACAAAAATAGACATCTTTAGACTATCTCATTGTTCAAAAATCATATAATTATCAAAATTAATAGCTAGCCTTACAACCTCTGTTTTGAGACCGACAACGAATTCCCTTCGAGAGCCATATCTGTTAATAAAACTGACGAAATCATATAATGATCAAACGCAAGGACGCTACGAAAGAAATCGGCAAGAAATATATGGTACTTGAGAGAGAGAGCAAAAGCAGGTGTCGACACGATACTGTTTGCCTGTACAGACCTCCCGGTAATTCCGGCAAACTACAGAACCATCAATATCATCGGCTCTTTAAAGGAATTGGCAAAGGCCCTTGTTGAAGAATTCCTGGAGCTTTAGGCCTGTTGAAAGAAAAACGGACACAAGTCATACTGGATAAAAGATAAATGGACGAATTGAACGATTCTACCATAAGGGAAAATAAACTTCCCTTTCGTTTTTGAACCTCTATGCCAGCCGCATTTCCTCCCTTCGGGACAAGGAAAAACTCAGACAGGAATATCGTAAGCAAAGGAGATTGCCATGCAAGAAAAGCCAGTCAACCATAAAACGATGTTGGAAAGGATGCATGTCACCTTGAACGCTTTCAGCCCGATCCCTGATGAACAATGGCGGAAACTTCTACCTAAGTTGCATTTTCTAAGTGTAACGAAAGATACTTATTTCATCCGAGCCGGAGATATACCAGATAAGCTGGCATTCATAGCAAAAGGTTTTTTCCGAGTATTTTATCTTTCTGAAACCGGATCTGAAACAAACCTGGTATTCCGCGATGAAGGTAAGCTCCTTTCTGCTTACAGTTCCTTTCTGACTCATACCAAAGCCAAGTATTTCTTCCAAGCCATGGAAACAAGTACACTGATTTACATCAGCCTTGATGATTACATCAACCTATCGACGGAACATGTTTGCTGGATGGTTATTACAGCCAAATATTCTCAGTTGCTTTTTATTGAAAAGGAAAATAGAGAAACCGAGTTACTTTCAGAAGATGCTTTTACCAGATATCTGCATTTTATGAAAAGGTCTCCTGACCTTGTGAATAGGATACCTCAGTTTCATCTTGCCTCCTATCTTGGAATCACACCAGAAACTCTAAGCAGAATAAGGAAAAAAAGAAAGTCATTGATCTAAGTCAATGATTTCTTCAAATAGAAAGGGCATACTCAGGAAAATTACGAACAGAGGTGTTTTCCCATGAAATATGCTGCAGAACTCTTTGACAAAGTCCAATACCTGTTTAAGGAAACGGGCTTCAACGACCATCAGTTACATTGTATATTACAGTTCTCAGGACATCTGGATGAAAGGCTACTAAAACAGGCATTATACCTGCTCCTTCAAGCCTTTCCTATTCTTGCCTGTACCTATCAACAAAAAGGCTCCCGTACATATTGGCAGACCTGTGATGTTTCCTTATTGAAAAATCTTTTCAGAATTACAGAGGATCAAAACACTTTTGAATCATTTTCAGAATCAATGATAGATGAGACCATCGGTCCCCAGATACAAGCATGTCTATATCGGGAAAAAGGAAATGACAGTCTTTCCATCATCATGAACCACATGGTCTGCGACGGTGCAGACTTCAAACGCTCACTTTATGTCCTTTCCTCATTCTACACGCAGTTTATTAAAAACCCAAACTTTATCCCCAATATACAACCTTTTGAAAATCGTAGCCTCAAACCAGTGACCTCAAAATTACGATTGTCTACAAAAATCAAATCTCTTTTGTTCAACGGAAAAGAAAGCAACCAAAAAAGTGAGGTGACTTTTCCTCTAGCCACATCAGGACCAACAGCCCCTTTCATCCTAACCCATAAGTTATCTGAAAAAAGAACAAAAGCCTTGATAAATCTTGGCAAACGACACGGAGCGACCGTAAACGATGTCGTACTGACAGCCTATTACCGTGCTTTGTCAAAGCTGCTGCATAAAAACGGGAGCAAACTGTTCATCCCCATCATGATTGATATGCGAAGATATGCACCCCAGCTGAAAAACCAATCCCTTTCCAATATCTCTTCTACGATCATCACCCATGCAACAATCGAAACAAACGAAACATTTGAAGAGACTTTGGAGAAAATCAATTCAGAACTGACGGCAATGAAAAAGAAATATATGGGAGTGAACGGTTTTGTCAAACTATCAGTAATTGACAAAATCTTTCCAAAGAAAATCAGCTATCAAATCATCAAAAGGAATTTGCACAATCCAAACATCTGTATGACAAACATCGGTATCTTAGATGATCGTCAACTGGTTTTCGGAAACACTCCATTGATAGATGCCTTTGAATGCGGTTCCATAAAGTACCGCCCACATTTTCAAATTGCCCTGAGCAGCTTCAAAGGAACCATGACGTTCAGTTGCAACCTCTATGGAAATGAACAAGACAAACAAATCATCAGACAATTTTTCTCCCTGCTTGATAGTGAACTGCCAGGATAATATGGAAAGCCGTATGCTAAAACGAAAGAAAATCAGCAGCAACATCCAATGCATCTTCAATTTTAAAACCAAATTACCTAGAAAGGTAAAAGCCCCTGCAAATCAGAATGATTTGTACAGGGACCCCAGAAAATACCAGCAAAATCAAAGAAACCGTTTATATCTCTAATCCCAGAAAAATTACTTTACGACGATTCCAGAAGCAATAGACTTTGCACCATCATCGCCAATGAGAACTTCCTTCCCATTGAGCCAATAGTATGCTTGGTCAAAATCACTACTGATTTCCTTTCGGCCAGCTACATAGACATCATCGCCATCAAGGGCAATTGCCTGGGCAAATGAATCAGAGGAGTCAGTATCAAGAACATATTCTGTCCCATTAAGCCAGTAACATGCATGATAATTGGAATCAGCAGGTTGCTGAAAACCAGCAATGTAGACATTATCACCACCAAGGACAATCGCTTTTGCTCCAGAACGATAAGAATCAGTGTCCAAAACTACTTCATTCCCATTGAGCCAGTAACAGGCCTGTTTCTTCTCATCACTGTTTTCCAGTTCACCTACCACATATACATCACTGCCATCAAGGATGATTGATTCTGCATATGAATAAGAAGAACTATCATCAAGTGTAGACACCTTACCGTTCTTCCAGTAGCAGGCATGGTAGACAGAACCTGTGTACTGATAACCAGCCACATAGATGTCACCATTGGCGGTAACAAAGATTGCATTGGCTGCAGAATCGTTGGAAGCATCGCCAAGAGCTGTCAAGGTTCCGTTTTTCCAATAGCAAGCTTGAAGAACAGTATCATCGGAACTATTGGTAATGTATTGGGAACCTGCAATATACACATCCCCGTCATCCGTCACATCAATTGCTTCTGAATATGAAGATTTCTCAGAATCGCTGCCGATAACCGTCACAGTCCCGTTCTTCCAATAACAGGCTTGTTTAACAGTGCCATTGGATTGGGAACCTGCTATATACATATCTCCACTATCCGTCACGTCTATTGCGTCTGCAGAAGAGGAAACATCACTGAGCAACGTCTTCTCTCCGTTGGTCCACAGACAAGCCTTGAAACCACTGACAGATTGACTTCCGACTACATATACCGTTGCAGAATTTCCATTCATATCAAGTGAACAACCCGTTACTGACAGCATGGCACACATCACAAGGACAATAGACAGTCCTATCCAGCCCTTCAGATTCCTTTCTTTCTTTTTCATAGTTTTTTTCCTCAGATGTTATTTGTAAGCTTGTTGGACTTTTTTTAAGGGAAAAGGAGAAGGCAAAAGTCCAATGTGTTGCAAGTAAATCGTAATTTTAGGTACTTGGTCAAGAAAAAAACAACAGTAATCAAAATATTTATATTATTCTTATACTTTTTTGATTATTTAGATAATTAAATATACATATCTATATAATATATATATGCAACACACCTAACTTTCGAATTAAGGAACCAAACTAAGCATTGGTATATATGAGCATATAAACTCATATATCAAAGATTTTAGATAAAATACCAGTTATATTTATTATATCAAATATATTAATAATACTTATTAAATATTTTTTTTATAAGCATAAAATAAGATTTCGTAAATAATATTCAGTAATATATCGTAAAGCAATCATACAAAAACTACAACTGAATTTAGGTTACAGCAACTTTTACTTCCAAGGGTTGTGTTCGTCAGCAATTACTTTCATTTTTGGTTGTAACAAAGGATTTCAACTTGCTTCGTTGTAGACATCACAGGCAAATATCAAAGAAAGACAACCGACAGACAAGAACGTTTTCCCTACATTGCCCACGGGAATTTATGCGGCAAGAAAAACCTTTACAGTTTCAGTATAAGAGCAGTTGCATAAAGATATTATCCCTATAGCGCCTCATCTTTGGCTCTATGTAAAATTGTTTTTGTTTATACATAGGTATACTTTCCCACTTTTCAACCAGGTTGACACTTTCGTTGAAATGGGCTACAAATACGGTCGTTGTATAACCAACCTAATAAGGTTGGCAAGCTGAAATAAGAATTTTTTTCCGGCTCTGTTAGCTCAGCTGGATAGAGCACTTCCCTCCTAAGGAAGGGGTCGGGCGTTCGAATCGCCCACGGGGCAACAGCCTATGTTTCTGAGGGTAATCAGGACATAGGTTTTTTATTGCCCTTATAAAACCAAATCCTTTTATTTCATCATATCCATGCATTCTTTTTCAAATTCATCCCTAAGTCGGAGGTACTCTCTGGTAGGTTCCTGGCATGAAAGGGAAAATCCAAGTTGGGTACTCAATCTTGTCAAATACTGATATGAAAGGTTGTTCATTACGTATATTTCCCTAGGAATACCATCCCTGCTGAATACCCGATGGATCAGGGAAATCATTTCAGACTGATGTGTACGGTAATCCCAGACACTCCGCAGGTCCAGAAGGCTATTATGTGAAACAGAACAAATTGAAACGATATTCACATGCCTCAAATCAATGCTATCTGCATGTATGTTCTGTACTATCGGAGCGCGATAGACTTTCTTCATAAAATAAATATCAAAAATCAAGACATCAGCAGTCTTATGCTCCCGAAGTTTTGAACCAGTAAATTCATCAAAAGGTTCCAGCACAGGATACTGAGTCTCTTCATACTTGGGAAACCCAATAGCGGAAAACATTGCGGCATCCGCATCATAGCAAAGTATCTGCCTTGTAGGCTCAACACACATCTTGAACAGATACTGACGGGGCAACATGCCCCCAAGAGCTTCTATTGCCTGCAAGGCAACATCAAGTAATTTTCTGGTCGGTTCGTTTCCTGTAGGTCCAAGCAAAATCTCCACCCCACCTCTCCGGTACATATGGAATTCAGGAACAACAGCACTCCAATTACCCTTGCAAGGCATCAGGTTGCCACGACAATAGGGAAATATGACCTGCAGGGCATCCATGCCACATAACAGCTCCATCTGGCGACTCGATCCCTCAAAGGTTCCGGAAGTTTCTGTTTCTTGGAAACGACAATATTCGATATAGCGATTTAAAGTATAATCTTCTTCAAGGAAAAAAGAGGGTTCGGTTATTGACTGAAAAGTATGTTTTTCTGCCTCCAAAGGCAAGGCACAGCAACTCCGCATTCGTGAAGTTTTCAAAATCAATCTTTCCATATAATTGCAAGGCAATGTCTTCTGCCCGTTCGCCTACCATTGCTGGCCTCCGGATAAAATGATACTGCCGCAAAGAAAAAAAAAGCAAGTATCCCTACAGGTATCGACCAATCTATTCTGTCTTGCCCAAGCTTCAGAAGGTTGTTATCCTAAGACACAAAAGGAACACAGATGTATAGTTTCATGAATGATTACAGTGAGGGAGCACATCCTGACATACTGAAAGCACTGGAAGCAACTGGCTTCACGCAAGAAGAAGGCTACGGCCTGGACAAGCATAGCCTCAGGGCAAAGGATCTGATAAGGGAGCTTGTCAAAGACAAGGATGCTGAAGTCATCTTCCTTACAGGAGGTACCCAGACAAACCTGCTTGCCATCAGCAGTGCACTCAGACCACATGAAGCTTGTATGGGTGCAACGACGGCCCATATAGCCACCCATGAAACTGGAGCAATCGAGGCTACAGGTCATAAAATCGTCACTGCCGAAACAACCGACGGGAAACTTTCACCGCCCCTTCTCCAACCTTTGCTTGATGCACACTATTTTGAGCATATGGTAAAGCCCAGACTTGTCTATATCTCAAATCCAACTGAACTGGGCACGATATATACAAAAAAAGAACTTATTGAACTCAGGACATTCTGTGATCAGAAAGGACTGATACTCTACTGTGACGGAGCCAGGCTCGGCTGTGCGCTCGAAGCGGCAGGGAATGACCTTTCCTTGCAGGATATGTATATGCTTACCGATGCCTTTTCCATCGGTGGCACAAAAATCGGAGCTTTGTTAGGTGAAGCTTTGGTCATCAGAAAAAAAGAAATGCAGGAGGACATACGCTACCTTGCAAAGCAACGGGGAGCATTGCTTGCCAAGGGAGCAGTATTGGGCATACAGTTTGAACAACTCCTACAGGACGGTTTATACTTCAAGCTAGCCGGGCACAGCATTGACTGTGCCCAGAAACTTGCAGAGGAAATGGGAAAAATGGGTATCCCGTTCCTCATTGATTCACCTACAAATCAGATATTCCCTATTCTCGAAGATACAGTAATTGCACAGCTGGAAAAAGACTATTCCTTTTACACATGGCAAAAAACAGACAGCAACCACAGTGCCGTCAGGCTGGTTACCTCATGGGCAACACCGATGAAAACAGTCCATAACTTCATCCAGGCTTTAGGAGCATTATTGGAAAAGGACTAAAATACTACTGAGCAAGGAGGAAAGCCAAAAGTACCAGCAACGCGAAAGCAATACAAGCAGCAATCCTTCGTCTCTTCCTATAGGTTATTTTCTTACCGACGGTCATGGTATGACGCAACTTTTCTTTCTCTGCTTCAATCCGGTCAATTTCCTGTTGGCGAACCCGGTTCCTTTCCGCCTCAATTTCCTGAGCTTTCTTAGCTTCCTCATGCTGTTGTTTTTTTAGTTCCATGTGAGTAAGTACACAACGGGAGCAAGGAACATAGCCAGGATAATCACTCATTTCATCATAGTAGCTTTCCTGGCAGGACGGACAGATATAAAGCCGTTTGAGAGAGCCATCGTCCTCCAGTTTGCATACTTCCAACCGTTTCTTGATAAAATCAAGATCCTCTCCGCTATGGGTCAAACGATACCACAGACTTCTATGAGGAATCTGAAAACCTCTTGAAAGTTCATCATCCAAACGTACGACACGTTCGCTTAGTCCCCTGTCCTGGGTGATCAAAAGAATATTGAAATTTACCCCACGTTTCCTGAACAAAGAAATAAGATGATCATCAGCAATGCCGATGCTTCCGGTATCCCGTATCCTTATGAAACCTTTGCGAGCCAGATTCTTGATCAGGCTCGGCAGGATCATAGCCCTTATCTGTACTTCCCGGTCCTTCTCGTTGTTATTCTTCAGGCCATGGAGTTCCTCCATTGTCTTTTCCAAGATGACCAGGCGCATGCGCCTGCGTCTCAGCATGGGCATTACATTAGCCAGGAAATAGAAGAACCAATCTTTATGGATCAGAGGAGCCGTATCAACATAGATTTCATCAAAATCTTTCAGCTGCGCATCCAAAGTATCGGTAAAGGTACCGTCTTTTTTATACAGGTCAAATTTCAAAAGGCTGCAGCTCAGTATCTCACGGCAAAGGGGAAGATCCTCAAGAAGGATTCCCTCACCGACCTTGATACCTGCACCTTGAAGCAAGGTAGTTACCCGACTCTCACTGACAGAGAAATCGGAAGACAATTGTTTTACAAGTACATCACCACTTACTTTTGCTACCGGCTTTCTATGATGGAATACTGACATAAGCTATTTACCACTCTTATGAATGATCTCAGCAATAGCTTTTTTATCCAATTCCATTGCTTTTTGCTCCGTTTTTTTGAAACCAGCAGGAAGGCTCACGTTTTTAGTGCCCCATTTCAGATAAAACCCATACCTTCCGTTATACAGACCGACATCCTGTCCGTCAACCTTTCCGAAGCTTTTCAATGCAACGGCCTTGGTCCTGACACCTTTTCCTTTTCCCTTTCCGGCAGTTGCCGAACCAGCAGCAAGCAAATGCAAACCTTCATCAAGGTCTATCGAGAAAAGCTGTGCATCATGGTCTCTCCGGTCCAGTCTGGCAGTCTTTTCACCATCGCTGATGTAAGGGCCATATTTACCTTTGTTTGCAATAATCTGCCTGCCATCTTCCGTATTGCCGAGTATTCGGGGAAGACGAAGATAACGGGTAGCTGTTTCGATATCTGAAGCAGCTTCGCTTTCCTGCATCCATGTAGGGATACTTGCGCGTTTTGGTTTTTCTTTTCCTTTCATCTGACCAAGTTGCCAGTACGGTCCAAAACGGCCATTGCACAACAATACATCCTCTCCGTCAAGTTTTCCGATGACCTTCGGTTGATTTGACTGTTTGCCCTGCTTGATCAGATTCTTGACATCTTCATCGGTAATCGTGCCAGGCATCCAGTCCTTGGGCAAGTTAATATATTCCCTCTTGCCATCCTGCTCTTTTCCCAATACATACGGCCCATAAGGACCTATCATGATAGGATTTTCAGGACTGACTTGCGGCAAGCAGAGAGTCTTTGCAACTAGTTTATCATCTGCTTTCTTCTGATTTTCTATCCTTTTCTCCAATCCATCATTCCCAAAATAGAAATCAGTAAGAAGTGTCAGTTCATTTTCTTTTTCTTCTGCTATCTTGTCGAGATCGCCTTCCATCTTCCGAGTAAAGTCGTAGTCAACGTACTGGGGAAAACTGTTGTCAAGATATTGGCATACAGCAAAACCGACAAAAGTCGGAACCAACGCGTGCCCATCTTTCTCCAGGTAATCCCGTTTCAGCAATGTATCGATGATGGTGGCATAGGTTGAGGGTCTCCCGATACCTAGCTTTTCAAGTTCCTGGACAAGTGAAGCCTCAGTGAATCGGCTGGGAGCCTTTGTTTCATGTGCATTCTTCAGTAAGTCAAGAAGCGTAAGCTGTTGCCCTTCCTCCAGGGCAGGGAGAAGTTTCTCCTTGTCTTCAAGGGCGGCCTCAGGGTCTTCCTTGCCTTCTACATAGGCCCTGAGGAATCCTGGAAACACGATCTGCGTACCACTGGCCGTAAAGGTTCCTTCACCTGCTTTTATTTTCACCGTTGTAATGTTTTTCTTGGCGTCTGCCATCTGGGTAGCCATTGTCCGGGACCAGACCAGACGGTATAGAGCCAGATCTTTCCCCTTGAGGCCACTATCCTGCGGATTGCAGAAATGTTCACCTGCCGGACGGATGGCTTCATGTGCTTCCTGGGCCTCGGCACTCTTGGCCTTGAACTGACGGGGTGAAGGAGAGAGATAGGCTTTTCCGTAAAGGGCTTCGACTCCTTCGCGTGCTCCGTTTATACCTTCCTGGCTCAAAGTCGGGCTATCAGTCCTCATGTACGTAATCAGCCCATTTTCATACAGCCTCTGCGCGACGCTCATTGTCTCCTTCGAACTGAACCCAAGCTTCCTGATTGCTTCCTGCTGGAGCGTGCTGGTAATGAACGGAAATGCAGGATGTGAAATAGTAGGTTTCGATTCAATTCCTGAAACGATGTAGGGCTCCTTTTTAAGTTCGGCAACCAGGATATCAACTTCTCTCTCATCCAACCTGAGCACCGATGGAGATTGCTTATATACACCTGTCGTCGAGTC from Spirochaetia bacterium harbors:
- the topA gene encoding type I DNA topoisomerase, whose translation is MGNEPRPKTLIIVESPTKAKTIKKFLPGNCTVVASYGHIRELDPSNDAVDVDNGFKPHYVLSSDKKDIVRKLKDELADAQYLLLATDEDREGESISWHLLQVLKPKVPYRRMVFHEITKSAILKALEGGRELDINMVHAQEARRIIDRLFGYDVSSLVGSKLANRKLSAGRVQSPGLKLTVEREKQRILFKKSVYFDAKADLDSGKGTFEARLTAYKGKNLAGSKDFDSTTGVYKQSPSVLRLDEREVDILVAELKKEPYIVSGIESKPTISHPAFPFITSTLQQEAIRKLGFSSKETMSVAQRLYENGLITYMRTDSPTLSQEGINGAREGVEALYGKAYLSPSPRQFKAKSAEAQEAHEAIRPAGEHFCNPQDSGLKGKDLALYRLVWSRTMATQMADAKKNITTVKIKAGEGTFTASGTQIVFPGFLRAYVEGKEDPEAALEDKEKLLPALEEGQQLTLLDLLKNAHETKAPSRFTEASLVQELEKLGIGRPSTYATIIDTLLKRDYLEKDGHALVPTFVGFAVCQYLDNSFPQYVDYDFTRKMEGDLDKIAEEKENELTLLTDFYFGNDGLEKRIENQKKADDKLVAKTLCLPQVSPENPIMIGPYGPYVLGKEQDGKREYINLPKDWMPGTITDEDVKNLIKQGKQSNQPKVIGKLDGEDVLLCNGRFGPYWQLGQMKGKEKPKRASIPTWMQESEAASDIETATRYLRLPRILGNTEDGRQIIANKGKYGPYISDGEKTARLDRRDHDAQLFSIDLDEGLHLLAAGSATAGKGKGKGVRTKAVALKSFGKVDGQDVGLYNGRYGFYLKWGTKNVSLPAGFKKTEQKAMELDKKAIAEIIHKSGK